In a single window of the Microbacterium sp. SL75 genome:
- the der gene encoding ribosome biogenesis GTPase Der has translation MGVEDEYEGGPDQLAEKMEQLDEVLAEQRAEALRAGLEDFDLDEEDAALLAGLASGEGAIEFLPALPVVAIVGRPNVGKSALVNRILGRREAVVEDTPGVTRDRVTYKAEWLDRRFSLVDTGGWEPDAKGIDRSVAAQAEVAIDLADIVLFVVDATVGATSTDEHVVKLLRKSGKPVFLIANKVDDARHEPEAAALWNLGLGEPHPVSAIHGRGVADLLDEIMKVLPDVSAVARYEIGGPRRVAILGRPNVGKSSLLNKAAGEERVVVNELAGTTRDPVDEVVELGGKLWTLVDTAGIRRRVHLSQGADFYASLRTSTALEKSEVAVVVIDVSQPISVQDLNIIDLVLESGRALVLAFNKWDRLNDDDMENQDRRRYLEREIEQDLAHVAWAPRVNISARTGRHLDKLVPALEQALESWDTRIPTGKFNAFLSELVAEHPHPLRGGKQPRILFGTQAATRPPTFVLFTTGFLDPGYRRFIQRRLREIYGFEGTPIVLNMRIREKRQR, from the coding sequence GCTCGCCGAACAGCGGGCCGAAGCGTTGCGCGCGGGCCTCGAGGACTTCGACCTCGACGAGGAGGACGCGGCGCTGCTCGCCGGTCTCGCCTCGGGCGAGGGAGCGATCGAGTTCCTGCCGGCGCTGCCGGTGGTCGCGATCGTCGGCCGCCCGAACGTGGGCAAGTCGGCGCTGGTGAACCGCATCCTCGGTCGCCGCGAGGCCGTGGTCGAGGACACCCCCGGTGTCACCCGCGACCGCGTGACCTACAAGGCCGAGTGGCTCGACCGGCGCTTCTCGCTGGTCGACACCGGCGGCTGGGAGCCCGACGCGAAGGGCATCGACCGCTCGGTCGCAGCGCAAGCCGAGGTCGCGATCGATCTCGCCGACATCGTCCTGTTCGTGGTGGATGCCACGGTGGGAGCGACCTCGACCGACGAGCACGTCGTGAAGCTGCTGCGAAAGAGCGGCAAGCCGGTCTTCCTCATCGCGAACAAGGTCGATGACGCCCGCCACGAGCCCGAGGCCGCCGCCCTGTGGAACCTCGGACTCGGCGAGCCGCACCCCGTGTCGGCGATCCACGGCCGCGGCGTGGCCGACCTGCTCGACGAGATCATGAAGGTGCTGCCCGACGTGTCGGCGGTCGCCCGATACGAGATCGGCGGACCTCGCCGCGTCGCGATCCTCGGTCGCCCGAACGTCGGCAAGTCGTCTCTCCTCAACAAGGCGGCCGGCGAAGAGCGCGTCGTCGTCAACGAGCTCGCCGGCACCACCCGCGACCCCGTCGACGAGGTCGTGGAGCTCGGTGGCAAGCTCTGGACGCTGGTGGACACCGCCGGCATCCGTCGCCGCGTGCACCTGTCGCAGGGCGCCGACTTCTACGCGTCACTGCGCACCTCGACGGCGCTGGAGAAGTCCGAGGTCGCGGTCGTCGTCATCGACGTGTCGCAGCCCATCAGCGTGCAGGATCTCAACATCATCGACCTCGTGCTCGAGTCGGGTCGCGCGCTCGTGCTGGCGTTCAACAAGTGGGATCGCCTCAACGACGACGACATGGAGAACCAGGACCGTCGCCGCTACCTCGAGCGCGAGATCGAGCAGGACCTCGCGCACGTCGCCTGGGCCCCGCGCGTGAACATCTCGGCCCGCACCGGTCGCCACCTCGACAAGCTCGTGCCGGCCCTCGAGCAGGCGCTCGAGTCGTGGGACACCCGCATCCCGACCGGAAAGTTCAACGCCTTCCTGTCGGAGCTCGTCGCCGAGCACCCGCACCCGCTGCGCGGTGGCAAGCAGCCGCGCATCCTGTTCGGCACGCAGGCGGCGACGCGTCCGCCGACATTCGTGCTGTTCACGACCGGGTTCCTCGACCCGGGCTACCGCCGGTTCATCCAGCGGCGCCTGCGCGAGATCTACGGCTTCGAGGGCACGCCGATCGTGCTCAACATGCGTATTCGCGAGAAGCGCCAGCGCTGA
- a CDS encoding DUF805 domain-containing protein gives MTTAVPPLDQPYYGAPLGAAVRRVFAKYATFRGRASRSEYWWWVLTAAVVGTVLNALPTLTDGIRIEANGSTTVTGPLGVVLGTIWLVWALATIVPTFAVLVRRLHDTGHSGFWVFIGVVPLIGVLVLFVFTLQGPRPEGARFDA, from the coding sequence ATGACCACCGCCGTCCCGCCGCTCGACCAGCCGTATTACGGCGCGCCGTTGGGCGCTGCGGTCCGCCGCGTCTTCGCGAAGTACGCCACCTTCCGTGGGCGCGCGAGCCGCAGCGAGTACTGGTGGTGGGTGCTGACCGCCGCCGTCGTAGGCACGGTGCTGAACGCGCTGCCCACGCTGACCGATGGCATCCGTATCGAAGCCAATGGCTCGACGACCGTCACCGGACCGCTCGGGGTGGTCCTCGGGACGATCTGGCTCGTGTGGGCCCTCGCAACCATCGTCCCGACGTTCGCGGTGCTCGTGCGGCGCCTGCACGACACCGGTCACAGCGGCTTCTGGGTGTTCATCGGGGTGGTGCCGCTCATCGGCGTCCTGGTTCTCTTCGTCTTCACGCTCCAGGGGCCGCGGCCGGAGGGCGCGCGTTTCGACGCGTGA
- a CDS encoding GNAT family N-acetyltransferase yields the protein MEYEFDDNPERVDRDAVWQWLSTEAYWGRWRTRTDVEAQLDSAWRVVAAYHRETGALVGFARAISDGVGFAYLADVFVVAAHRGHGLGKGLVSLMIDEGPGPHFRWTLFTSDAHGLYRQFGFAEPDQTALVRPAAPL from the coding sequence ATGGAGTATGAATTCGACGACAACCCCGAACGGGTCGACCGCGACGCGGTCTGGCAGTGGCTGAGCACCGAGGCGTACTGGGGGCGCTGGCGCACCCGAACCGACGTCGAGGCCCAGCTCGACAGCGCCTGGCGTGTCGTCGCCGCGTACCACCGAGAGACGGGCGCGTTGGTGGGCTTCGCGCGGGCGATCTCCGACGGCGTCGGATTCGCCTACCTGGCCGACGTCTTCGTCGTCGCCGCGCACCGCGGCCACGGCCTCGGCAAGGGCCTGGTCTCGCTGATGATCGACGAGGGTCCGGGTCCTCACTTCCGCTGGACCCTCTTCACGAGCGACGCGCACGGCCTCTACCGTCAGTTCGGTTTCGCCGAGCCCGACCAGACGGCTCTCGTGCGCCCCGCGGCGCCCCTCTGA